In Tripterygium wilfordii isolate XIE 37 chromosome 23, ASM1340144v1, whole genome shotgun sequence, one genomic interval encodes:
- the LOC119993359 gene encoding probable disease resistance protein At4g27220 isoform X1, which translates to MAEIVIPIVAEQVVASATSSIKRQISYVFNFKRNIDNFNDQLHSLNLKRERIEHDVDEASRRTEQVIEKDVEVWLQGVTRFNEDAQVFLEEIERARKGCFFGLCPNVKARYQLSKKAEEKWNNAAKHLSQGQFPSVSYRPAPQGIRFANDWSLEYETFESRACHLEKIMKALKDPNVNMIGVWGMGGVGKTTLVKKAAEQAHVDRIFDVEIFSEVSLNQDLRRIQGEIAEALGFKFEAETISGRSNQLRERLLKETKILVIHDNIWASLDLGELGIPFGNNHKGCKILMTSRDENVLTVIGIDSLNIKVDTLNDGEAWNLFEKMAGDVVKVPNLLPIAIEIAKRCAGLPILIITVARALRNRNDSHTWKEALRQLERFENAEFDERVYSSLELSYNYLRSDVMKQLFLLCGLLVNTDYATENLVNYCMSLYSFEDIDQLEDRRNRLHKLVIDLKSACLLLDGEKYGYIKMHDVVRKFAVSFARQNHNMFLGEYDGELEEWPKKNTVAKFSSICFPHNYIHRLLEGLECEELKLFILHSKNRDLEIPSSFFQGVRGIVVLDIKNIIIPSLPSSLYYLNNLCTLSLEECELDDIGIIGNLVGLEVLRIVNTNIYHLPEEIRQLTRLKLFSVSGCSNLEVIAPNVISSLTRLEELSMEKSFVNWEAEGVNRQNACLAELNKLSKLTSLDIHIPNSHIMPNDLFSVKLERFKILIGDGWDWYGPSRYEISQRLKLKLSTSIHLKPGVKELLKKTNYLCLDELGGVNSVCELDRECFPGLRCLHVQKGRNFRYIVNSNTRVPCHIFPGLEVLSLTELINLQMICHGQLGVKSFSKLRILRVESCDMLKNLFSLSIAKSLLQLQEINVENCKNMEEIFSCESEKDGKCNVIELKQVHSLELWHLPKITSICSEVKIVKQKLQTTDSSGSSQNLQLMMKDEPIPLLNGKMVFPNLEKLVLHDIGAEKIWDNSLRAMPHCFQNLREMEVQGCNKVKFLFPVGVVRSLTQLKQLRVEDCELMERIIEGVSGQMIFPKLHDLALEDLPKLKRFCAGNSIQFPSLSDICITECPELKSFIIDEKEVSNNDFPPPFFDEKVKLPTIETLLFSFVNLKRIWHNELAPESFCKLDDLSLYGCENLLNIFPYNMLTRLQNLQELRIEDCESMDVIFDLEGPNGLEMHITKAPLFRKLKSIRIKHCPSLRCIFPLSIGSGLQELEELYIGNCTAVEKIVAMQGVDADVRFEFPKLTSLTFEHLPELRSFFPGIHTSEWPLLKKLAVIECDKLNIFASEYSDDEYILQTSVEQPLFLHEQEIFPNLEELSLSWNYIMRQMWHGEFQFEMFCRLKSLTIIDFHDEIITSFPQGFFKKLSNLEELVVRRSAFNEIFPNGGVIGEAGELSTFCCLKSLTVDKCDRLKILFPSSLLSFCNLITLKVNRCDKLTYLMSCSTAESMMQLKELWVYECAMMTSIVECVGECEAEDDIIFPQLKLLHITSIPNLSSFCGSAKHAFKLPSLESVYVGSCPNLKYFCRGQLSSFKLRSLRVCASARGIEKRWNGNLNTTIQTLYKEMMTIRIQCKFRRHVARRDFIALRMASIVIQSAVRGNIGRKIFESLKGEIVLN; encoded by the exons ATGGCCGAGATTGTTATTCCAATTGTTGCAGAGCAGGTGGTTGCTTCCGCTACTAGTTCGATTAAACGTCAAATTAGTTATGTGTTCAACTTCAAAAGAAATATTGATAATTTTAATGATCAACTCCATAGTCTGAAccttaagagagagagaatcgagCATGATGTTGATGAAGCAAGTAGGAGAACCGAGCAGGTGATTGAAAAAGACGTTGAAGTTTGGCTACAAGGGGTGACTAGATTTAATGAGGATGCACAAGTTTTTTTAGAGGAAATAGAGAGGGCAAGGAAGGGGTGCTTCTTTGGGTTATGTCCTAATGTAAAGGCAAGGTATCAGCTTAGTAAAAAAGCCGAGGAGAAATGGAATAACGCCGCCAAACATCTGTCGCAAGGGCAGTTTCCTAGTGTTTCATATCGTCCTGCTCCACAAGGGATACGTTTTGCAAATGATTGGAGTTTGGAATATGAGACCTTCGAATCAAGAGCATGCCATTTGGAAAAAATTATGAAGGCCTTAAAAGATCCTAATGTCAACATGATTGGCGTTTGGGGAATGGGTGGTGTGGGCAAAACCACTCTTGTGAAGAAAGCTGCTGAACAAGCCCATGTAGATAGGATTTTTGACGTGGAGATTTTTTCGGAGGTATCTTTAAATCAAGACttgagaaggattcaaggagaAATTGCAGAAGCATTAGGCTTCAAATTCGAGGCAGAGACGATTTCTGGGAGATCCAACCAGTTACGTGAACGTTTgctgaaagaaacaaaaattctaGTGATTCATGATAATATTTGGGCAAGTCTTGATCTGGGAGAATTAGGAATACCTTTTGGGAATAACCACAAAGGATGCAAAATATTGATGACATCTAGAGATGAGAATGTATTAACTGTGATTGGTATTGATAGTTTGAACATCAAGGTCGATACATTGAATGATGGAGAGGCTTGGAATTTATTTGAGAAAATGGCAGGGGATGTCGTTAAAGTTCCCAATTTGCTTCCTATCGCCATTGAAATAGCTAAAAGATGTGCAGGTTTGCCAATTTTGATTATCACAGTTGCAAGGGCTCTAAGAAATAGAAATGATTCACATACTTGGAAAGAAGCCTTACGACAATTAGAAAGGTTTGAAAATGCTGAATTTGATGAACGAGTGTATTCATCTCTTGAGTTGAGTTACAATTACTTGAGAAGTGATGTGATGAAACAGTTGTTCTTGCTTTGTGGTCTACTTGTAAATACTGATTATGCCACTGAGAATTTGGTGAACTACTGCATGAGCCTTTATTCTTTTGAAGATATTGATCAGTTGGAAGATAGGAGAAACAGGTTGCATAAATTGGTTATAGACCTCAAATCTGCATGTTTGTTATTAGATGGTGAAAAATATGGTTACATCAAAATGCATGATGTGGTTCGCAAGTTTGCTGTGTCATTTGCACGCCAAAATCATAATATGTTCCTTGGAGAATATGATGGTGAATTGGAAGAATGGCCCAAAAAGAATACGGTTGCAAAGTTTTCTTCCATATGTTTTCCTCACAATTATATTCACAGACTACTAGAAGGGTTGGAATGTGAAGAGCTGAAGTTATTTATTCTGCATTCAAAAAATCGTGATTTGGAGATTCCTAGTTCATTTTTCCAAGGGGTGAGAGGAATTGTAGTCTTAGATATTAAGAATATAATTATTCCATCTTTGCCTTCATCCCTTTATTATCTAAACAACCTGTGCACTCTGTCTCTTGAGGAGTGTGAGTTGGATGATATAGGCATAATAGGAAATCTAGTTGGACTAGAAGTTCTTCGGATAGTGAATACAAACATCTACCATTTGCCTGAAGAAATAAGACAATTGACTCGTCTGAAGTTGTTCAGTGTCAGCGGATGTTCAAATCTTGAAGTGATTGCACCAAATGTGATTTCATCGTTGACTCGATTAGAAGAATTGTCTATGGAAAAAAGCTTTGTAAACTGGGAGGCTGAAGGAGTTAATCGTCAAAATGCTTGCCTAGCTGAATTGAACAAATTGTCTAAGCTGACTAGCTTAGACATTCACATTCCAAATTCCCATATTATGCCAAATGACTTGTTCTCAGTCAAGTTAGAaagatttaaaatattaataggAGATGGCTGGGACTGGTATGGGCCTAGCAGGTATGAAATCTCACAAAGGTTAAAATTGAAACTCTCCACAAGCATTCATTTGAAGCCAGGTGTTAAGGAATTGCTGAAGAAAACTAATTATCTATGTCTCGATGAATTGGGTGGTGTTAACAGTGTTTGTGAGTTAGATAGGGAATGTTTTCCAGGACTGAGATGTTTACATGTCCAAAAGGGTCGCAACTTCCGATACATTGTAAACTCAAACACAAGGGTTCCTTGTCACATTTTTCCAGGGTTGGAGGTATTGTCTCTTACAGAATTGATTAACCTTCAGATGATATGCCACGGCCAACTTGGAGTAAAGTCGTTTAGTAAATTGAGAATTCTCAGAGTGGAAAGTTGTGACATGTTGAAGAACCTTTTCTCATTATCTATTGCCAAATCCCTTTTGCAACTGCAGGAAATCAACGTAGAAAACTGTAAAAACATGGAAGAGATTTTTTCCTGTGAAAGTGAAAAGGATGGCAAGTGCAATGTGATTGAGCTAAAGCAAGTACACTCCCTAGAACTATGGCATTTACCGAAGATCACTAGCATCTGCTCTGAGGTGAAGATTGTAAAACAGAAGCTGCAGACCACGGACTCATCAGGGTCATCTCAAAATTTGCAACTTATGATGAAGGATGAGCCCATCCCACTTCTTAATGGGAAG ATGGTGTTTCCCAATTTGGAGAAGTTAGTCCTGCATGATATTGGTGCTGAAAAAATATGGGACAACAGTCTTCGAGCAATGCCACATTGTTTTCAGAATTTGAGAGAGATGGAAGTGCAGGGCTGTAATAAAGTAAAGTTCTTATTCCCTGTTGGTGTGGTCAGAAGTCTCACTCAACTCAAACAACTTCGTGTAGAAGACTGTGAATTAATGGAAAGGATAATAGAAGGAGTGTCAGGTCAAATGATCTTCCCCAAATTACATGACCTGGCACTCGAAGATCTTCCTAAACTGAAAAGATTCTGCGCAGGAAATTCTATTCAATTTCCATCCTTGTCCGATATATGTATTACTGAATGCCCCGAATTGAAGTCGTTCATTATTGATGAAAAGGAAGTCAGCAATAATGACTTCCCACCTCCTTTCTTTGATGAAAAG GTGAAACTCCCTACCATTGAAACATTACTCTTCTCGTTCGTTAACCTGAAAAGAATATGGCACAATGAACTTGCCCCAGAATCCTTTTGCAAACTAGACGATCTTTCGCTGTATGGTTGTGAAAATCTATTGAACATTTTTCCATATAATATGTTGACTAGACTTCAGAACCTACAAGAATTGCGGATAGAAGATTGCGAGTCAATGGATGTGATATTTGATTTGGAAGGGCCAAATGGTTTGGAGATGCATATTACAAAGGCCCCCTTATTTAGAAAACTAAAGTCCATAAGAATCAAGCATTGTCCAAGTCTGAGATGTATTTTTCCACTCTCTATAGGCAGTGGTCTTCAGGAACTTGAGGAGTTATATATTGGAAACTGTACGGCAGTTGAGAAAATTGTTGCTATGCAAGGGGTAGATGCGGATGTCAGGTTCGAGTTCCCGAAACTTACTTCCCTGACATTTGAACACTTGCCAGAACTAAGAAGTTTCTTCCCTGGAATTCATACATCAGAATGGCCACTGCTGAAGAAATTGGCAGTTATTGAATGTGACAAACTGAATATATTTGCTTCTGAATATTCGGATGATGAGTATATTTTGCAGACCTCAGTTGAGCAACCCCTTTTTTTGCATGAACAG GAGATATTCCCCAACCTGGAAGAATTGTCATTGAGTTGGAATTACATTATGAGGCAAATGTGGCATGGagaatttcaatttgaaatgttttgCAGATTAAAATCCCTTACGATTATTGATTTCCATGATGAAATCATCACTTCTTTTCCACAAGGTTTCTTTAAGAAACTGTCAAATTTGGAAGAACTTGTTGTAAGGCGTAGTGCTTTCAATGAGATATTCCCAAATGGAGGAGTCATTGGTGAGGCTGGAGAGCTCTCGACATTTTGCTGTCTCAAAAGTCTGACTGTAGACAAATGTGACAGATTGAAAATTCTGTTTCCATCCTCACTGCTGTCATTCTGCAACTTGATTACACTGAAAGTGAACAGATGTGACAAATTGACTTACTTAATGTCTTGCTCGACAGCTGAAAGCATGATGCAGCTCAAGGAATTGTGGGTATATGAATGTGCAATGATGACTTCCATTGTAGAATGTGTAGGGGAATGTGAGGCAGAGGATGATATTATTTTCCCCCAACTGAAACTACTACATATTACTTCTATTCCAAACCTTTCAAGCTTCTGCGGCTCCGCCAAACATGCATTCAAATTACCATCATTGGAAAGTGTATATGTCGGAAGTTGCCCCAATCTAAAATATTTTTGCAGGGGACAACTTTCCTCTTTTAAGCTCCGGAGTCTCCGTGTATGTGCATCAGCACGGGGTATTGAAAAGCGCTGGAATGGCAACCTCAATACTACCATACAGACCTTGTATAAAGAAATG ATGACCATCAGAATACAATGCAAATTTCGGAGGCACGTTGCTCGTAGGGATTTTATTGCATTGCGGATGGCTTCCATAGTAATACAGTCTGCAGTGAGag GAAATATTGGACGTAAAATTTTCGAAAGCTTAAAAGGAGAGATTGTTTTGAATTGA
- the LOC119993359 gene encoding probable disease resistance protein At4g27220 isoform X2: MAEIVIPIVAEQVVASATSSIKRQISYVFNFKRNIDNFNDQLHSLNLKRERIEHDVDEASRRTEQVIEKDVEVWLQGVTRFNEDAQVFLEEIERARKGCFFGLCPNVKARYQLSKKAEEKWNNAAKHLSQGQFPSVSYRPAPQGIRFANDWSLEYETFESRACHLEKIMKALKDPNVNMIGVWGMGGVGKTTLVKKAAEQAHVDRIFDVEIFSEVSLNQDLRRIQGEIAEALGFKFEAETISGRSNQLRERLLKETKILVIHDNIWASLDLGELGIPFGNNHKGCKILMTSRDENVLTVIGIDSLNIKVDTLNDGEAWNLFEKMAGDVVKVPNLLPIAIEIAKRCAGLPILIITVARALRNRNDSHTWKEALRQLERFENAEFDERVYSSLELSYNYLRSDVMKQLFLLCGLLVNTDYATENLVNYCMSLYSFEDIDQLEDRRNRLHKLVIDLKSACLLLDGEKYGYIKMHDVVRKFAVSFARQNHNMFLGEYDGELEEWPKKNTVAKFSSICFPHNYIHRLLEGLECEELKLFILHSKNRDLEIPSSFFQGVRGIVVLDIKNIIIPSLPSSLYYLNNLCTLSLEECELDDIGIIGNLVGLEVLRIVNTNIYHLPEEIRQLTRLKLFSVSGCSNLEVIAPNVISSLTRLEELSMEKSFVNWEAEGVNRQNACLAELNKLSKLTSLDIHIPNSHIMPNDLFSVKLERFKILIGDGWDWYGPSRYEISQRLKLKLSTSIHLKPGVKELLKKTNYLCLDELGGVNSVCELDRECFPGLRCLHVQKGRNFRYIVNSNTRVPCHIFPGLEVLSLTELINLQMICHGQLGVKSFSKLRILRVESCDMLKNLFSLSIAKSLLQLQEINVENCKNMEEIFSCESEKDGKCNVIELKQVHSLELWHLPKITSICSEVKIVKQKLQTTDSSGSSQNLQLMMKDEPIPLLNGKMVFPNLEKLVLHDIGAEKIWDNSLRAMPHCFQNLREMEVQGCNKVKFLFPVGVVRSLTQLKQLRVEDCELMERIIEGVSGNSIQFPSLSDICITECPELKSFIIDEKEVSNNDFPPPFFDEKVKLPTIETLLFSFVNLKRIWHNELAPESFCKLDDLSLYGCENLLNIFPYNMLTRLQNLQELRIEDCESMDVIFDLEGPNGLEMHITKAPLFRKLKSIRIKHCPSLRCIFPLSIGSGLQELEELYIGNCTAVEKIVAMQGVDADVRFEFPKLTSLTFEHLPELRSFFPGIHTSEWPLLKKLAVIECDKLNIFASEYSDDEYILQTSVEQPLFLHEQEIFPNLEELSLSWNYIMRQMWHGEFQFEMFCRLKSLTIIDFHDEIITSFPQGFFKKLSNLEELVVRRSAFNEIFPNGGVIGEAGELSTFCCLKSLTVDKCDRLKILFPSSLLSFCNLITLKVNRCDKLTYLMSCSTAESMMQLKELWVYECAMMTSIVECVGECEAEDDIIFPQLKLLHITSIPNLSSFCGSAKHAFKLPSLESVYVGSCPNLKYFCRGQLSSFKLRSLRVCASARGIEKRWNGNLNTTIQTLYKEMMTIRIQCKFRRHVARRDFIALRMASIVIQSAVRGNIGRKIFESLKGEIVLN; the protein is encoded by the exons ATGGCCGAGATTGTTATTCCAATTGTTGCAGAGCAGGTGGTTGCTTCCGCTACTAGTTCGATTAAACGTCAAATTAGTTATGTGTTCAACTTCAAAAGAAATATTGATAATTTTAATGATCAACTCCATAGTCTGAAccttaagagagagagaatcgagCATGATGTTGATGAAGCAAGTAGGAGAACCGAGCAGGTGATTGAAAAAGACGTTGAAGTTTGGCTACAAGGGGTGACTAGATTTAATGAGGATGCACAAGTTTTTTTAGAGGAAATAGAGAGGGCAAGGAAGGGGTGCTTCTTTGGGTTATGTCCTAATGTAAAGGCAAGGTATCAGCTTAGTAAAAAAGCCGAGGAGAAATGGAATAACGCCGCCAAACATCTGTCGCAAGGGCAGTTTCCTAGTGTTTCATATCGTCCTGCTCCACAAGGGATACGTTTTGCAAATGATTGGAGTTTGGAATATGAGACCTTCGAATCAAGAGCATGCCATTTGGAAAAAATTATGAAGGCCTTAAAAGATCCTAATGTCAACATGATTGGCGTTTGGGGAATGGGTGGTGTGGGCAAAACCACTCTTGTGAAGAAAGCTGCTGAACAAGCCCATGTAGATAGGATTTTTGACGTGGAGATTTTTTCGGAGGTATCTTTAAATCAAGACttgagaaggattcaaggagaAATTGCAGAAGCATTAGGCTTCAAATTCGAGGCAGAGACGATTTCTGGGAGATCCAACCAGTTACGTGAACGTTTgctgaaagaaacaaaaattctaGTGATTCATGATAATATTTGGGCAAGTCTTGATCTGGGAGAATTAGGAATACCTTTTGGGAATAACCACAAAGGATGCAAAATATTGATGACATCTAGAGATGAGAATGTATTAACTGTGATTGGTATTGATAGTTTGAACATCAAGGTCGATACATTGAATGATGGAGAGGCTTGGAATTTATTTGAGAAAATGGCAGGGGATGTCGTTAAAGTTCCCAATTTGCTTCCTATCGCCATTGAAATAGCTAAAAGATGTGCAGGTTTGCCAATTTTGATTATCACAGTTGCAAGGGCTCTAAGAAATAGAAATGATTCACATACTTGGAAAGAAGCCTTACGACAATTAGAAAGGTTTGAAAATGCTGAATTTGATGAACGAGTGTATTCATCTCTTGAGTTGAGTTACAATTACTTGAGAAGTGATGTGATGAAACAGTTGTTCTTGCTTTGTGGTCTACTTGTAAATACTGATTATGCCACTGAGAATTTGGTGAACTACTGCATGAGCCTTTATTCTTTTGAAGATATTGATCAGTTGGAAGATAGGAGAAACAGGTTGCATAAATTGGTTATAGACCTCAAATCTGCATGTTTGTTATTAGATGGTGAAAAATATGGTTACATCAAAATGCATGATGTGGTTCGCAAGTTTGCTGTGTCATTTGCACGCCAAAATCATAATATGTTCCTTGGAGAATATGATGGTGAATTGGAAGAATGGCCCAAAAAGAATACGGTTGCAAAGTTTTCTTCCATATGTTTTCCTCACAATTATATTCACAGACTACTAGAAGGGTTGGAATGTGAAGAGCTGAAGTTATTTATTCTGCATTCAAAAAATCGTGATTTGGAGATTCCTAGTTCATTTTTCCAAGGGGTGAGAGGAATTGTAGTCTTAGATATTAAGAATATAATTATTCCATCTTTGCCTTCATCCCTTTATTATCTAAACAACCTGTGCACTCTGTCTCTTGAGGAGTGTGAGTTGGATGATATAGGCATAATAGGAAATCTAGTTGGACTAGAAGTTCTTCGGATAGTGAATACAAACATCTACCATTTGCCTGAAGAAATAAGACAATTGACTCGTCTGAAGTTGTTCAGTGTCAGCGGATGTTCAAATCTTGAAGTGATTGCACCAAATGTGATTTCATCGTTGACTCGATTAGAAGAATTGTCTATGGAAAAAAGCTTTGTAAACTGGGAGGCTGAAGGAGTTAATCGTCAAAATGCTTGCCTAGCTGAATTGAACAAATTGTCTAAGCTGACTAGCTTAGACATTCACATTCCAAATTCCCATATTATGCCAAATGACTTGTTCTCAGTCAAGTTAGAaagatttaaaatattaataggAGATGGCTGGGACTGGTATGGGCCTAGCAGGTATGAAATCTCACAAAGGTTAAAATTGAAACTCTCCACAAGCATTCATTTGAAGCCAGGTGTTAAGGAATTGCTGAAGAAAACTAATTATCTATGTCTCGATGAATTGGGTGGTGTTAACAGTGTTTGTGAGTTAGATAGGGAATGTTTTCCAGGACTGAGATGTTTACATGTCCAAAAGGGTCGCAACTTCCGATACATTGTAAACTCAAACACAAGGGTTCCTTGTCACATTTTTCCAGGGTTGGAGGTATTGTCTCTTACAGAATTGATTAACCTTCAGATGATATGCCACGGCCAACTTGGAGTAAAGTCGTTTAGTAAATTGAGAATTCTCAGAGTGGAAAGTTGTGACATGTTGAAGAACCTTTTCTCATTATCTATTGCCAAATCCCTTTTGCAACTGCAGGAAATCAACGTAGAAAACTGTAAAAACATGGAAGAGATTTTTTCCTGTGAAAGTGAAAAGGATGGCAAGTGCAATGTGATTGAGCTAAAGCAAGTACACTCCCTAGAACTATGGCATTTACCGAAGATCACTAGCATCTGCTCTGAGGTGAAGATTGTAAAACAGAAGCTGCAGACCACGGACTCATCAGGGTCATCTCAAAATTTGCAACTTATGATGAAGGATGAGCCCATCCCACTTCTTAATGGGAAG ATGGTGTTTCCCAATTTGGAGAAGTTAGTCCTGCATGATATTGGTGCTGAAAAAATATGGGACAACAGTCTTCGAGCAATGCCACATTGTTTTCAGAATTTGAGAGAGATGGAAGTGCAGGGCTGTAATAAAGTAAAGTTCTTATTCCCTGTTGGTGTGGTCAGAAGTCTCACTCAACTCAAACAACTTCGTGTAGAAGACTGTGAATTAATGGAAAGGATAATAGAAGGAGTGTCAG GAAATTCTATTCAATTTCCATCCTTGTCCGATATATGTATTACTGAATGCCCCGAATTGAAGTCGTTCATTATTGATGAAAAGGAAGTCAGCAATAATGACTTCCCACCTCCTTTCTTTGATGAAAAG GTGAAACTCCCTACCATTGAAACATTACTCTTCTCGTTCGTTAACCTGAAAAGAATATGGCACAATGAACTTGCCCCAGAATCCTTTTGCAAACTAGACGATCTTTCGCTGTATGGTTGTGAAAATCTATTGAACATTTTTCCATATAATATGTTGACTAGACTTCAGAACCTACAAGAATTGCGGATAGAAGATTGCGAGTCAATGGATGTGATATTTGATTTGGAAGGGCCAAATGGTTTGGAGATGCATATTACAAAGGCCCCCTTATTTAGAAAACTAAAGTCCATAAGAATCAAGCATTGTCCAAGTCTGAGATGTATTTTTCCACTCTCTATAGGCAGTGGTCTTCAGGAACTTGAGGAGTTATATATTGGAAACTGTACGGCAGTTGAGAAAATTGTTGCTATGCAAGGGGTAGATGCGGATGTCAGGTTCGAGTTCCCGAAACTTACTTCCCTGACATTTGAACACTTGCCAGAACTAAGAAGTTTCTTCCCTGGAATTCATACATCAGAATGGCCACTGCTGAAGAAATTGGCAGTTATTGAATGTGACAAACTGAATATATTTGCTTCTGAATATTCGGATGATGAGTATATTTTGCAGACCTCAGTTGAGCAACCCCTTTTTTTGCATGAACAG GAGATATTCCCCAACCTGGAAGAATTGTCATTGAGTTGGAATTACATTATGAGGCAAATGTGGCATGGagaatttcaatttgaaatgttttgCAGATTAAAATCCCTTACGATTATTGATTTCCATGATGAAATCATCACTTCTTTTCCACAAGGTTTCTTTAAGAAACTGTCAAATTTGGAAGAACTTGTTGTAAGGCGTAGTGCTTTCAATGAGATATTCCCAAATGGAGGAGTCATTGGTGAGGCTGGAGAGCTCTCGACATTTTGCTGTCTCAAAAGTCTGACTGTAGACAAATGTGACAGATTGAAAATTCTGTTTCCATCCTCACTGCTGTCATTCTGCAACTTGATTACACTGAAAGTGAACAGATGTGACAAATTGACTTACTTAATGTCTTGCTCGACAGCTGAAAGCATGATGCAGCTCAAGGAATTGTGGGTATATGAATGTGCAATGATGACTTCCATTGTAGAATGTGTAGGGGAATGTGAGGCAGAGGATGATATTATTTTCCCCCAACTGAAACTACTACATATTACTTCTATTCCAAACCTTTCAAGCTTCTGCGGCTCCGCCAAACATGCATTCAAATTACCATCATTGGAAAGTGTATATGTCGGAAGTTGCCCCAATCTAAAATATTTTTGCAGGGGACAACTTTCCTCTTTTAAGCTCCGGAGTCTCCGTGTATGTGCATCAGCACGGGGTATTGAAAAGCGCTGGAATGGCAACCTCAATACTACCATACAGACCTTGTATAAAGAAATG ATGACCATCAGAATACAATGCAAATTTCGGAGGCACGTTGCTCGTAGGGATTTTATTGCATTGCGGATGGCTTCCATAGTAATACAGTCTGCAGTGAGag GAAATATTGGACGTAAAATTTTCGAAAGCTTAAAAGGAGAGATTGTTTTGAATTGA
- the LOC119992396 gene encoding uncharacterized protein LOC119992396 yields MRTSLVFFLLLWSHILHGAQGIRLDKGFLPIRNKLIQEEKKTTSIKTSTLYDGAVLCKGGECTGKNRKLSTTTVTTNTHSKDGGNEANSLKPTLKGKSANHEEVDENVKANNSPDHQQQQYYVDVTDINEMDYSPARRKPPIHN; encoded by the exons ATGAGGACTTCATTAgtattctttcttcttctttggtctCATATCCTTCATGGGGCTCAAG GAATTCGATTGGACAAAGGATTTCTTCCAATCAGGAATAAACTAATCCAG GAGGAAAAGAAGACAACTTCAATCAAAACAAGTACTCTTTATGATGGTGCTGTTCTGTGCAAAGGAGGAGAGTGTACAG GAAAGAATAGGAAACTTAGTACTACTACTGTCACTACTAACACCCACTCCAAAGATGGAGGAAATGAAGCTAATTCTCTCAAACCCACATTGAAGGGAAAATCTGCAAATCATGAAGAAGTTGATGAGAATGTGAAGGCTAATAATTCTCCtgatcatcaacaacaacagtaCTATGTGGACGTTACAGACATTAATGAAATGGATTACTCTCCTGCTAGAAGAAAACCTCCGATACACAACTAA